The DNA sequence CAAATGGCAGTTCTGTCCATGTGACAGAACTGTTGGCTATTCTCTGGGCCCTGTGGTGGGTTGAGGATGTGAAGCCAGAAAGGGTGCTCATATGTTGTGATTCCTCAGCTGCACTTACAGCTTTAAGAGAAGGTAAATCAAAAGCACAGCCTGATCTTATCTCTGAgattgtgtgtgtattgtataGACTTGAGAATGCCAATTGTGAAGTTAAGTTCTGCTGGGTCCCAGGTCATGCTGGAGTTAAGGGGAATGAAATAGTGGACTCTAtaataagtaagtaaataaatctttatttatatagcacctttcacagctcggaggtcacaaagtgcttcacaataaaaaaatataaaatataaagacataaaactatgcaatacaaacaaaaatacagagcAACATAAACAGCAATCTATTTACAACATACTACATACTTGTTTACAGATGTCCAAAAGCCTGCCTGaaaaggtgtgtctttaattGCACTGTAAAAATCTGGACAGAGGGTGAGGATCTCAGATCCAGGGTCAGAGAGTTCCAGAACTTTGGGGCCATGGTTGGGAAGGCTCGGTCACCACGGGTATTTAGTCTCGACCGAGGCACGACCAGGAGCATCTGGTCAGAAGACCTAAGTGACCGGCTGGGGATGTAGGGTTTGAGGAGCTCACAGACGTAAACAGGGGCTGTATTGTGGAGGGCTCCCTAAGTTAGGACCAGGATTTTGAAGTGGGATCTGAAatgaacaggaagccagtgcagggatgctagGATGGGGCTGATATGGCAGGACTTGTGTGATCGAGTGAGTGATCTGGCAGCCGCATTTTAGACAAGTTGTAGACGGTCCAGGGATGATTTACTGATGCAGGTGAACAGTGAATTGCAATAATCAAGCCAGGATGAAATAAATGCATGGATAGCCATTTCTACTTCTGAGTGTGAGATGATGGACCTGAGTTTTGCAAGGTTTctgaggtggaagaagtatGAGCGGGACAGGGAATTGACATGTTTGTCAAACAGCATGTTTTGGTCAAAAACGACTCCAAGGTTCCTGAGGTTAGATCTGATATTTTGTGATAGTGACCCCATGTGGTCGATCACCTTCGAGACCGTTGGGTCATCAGCAGTGATCAGAACCTCGGTCTTGTCTGCGTTTAGTTGGAGGAAGTTGTTGGTCATCCAGTTCTTGATAGCAGACAGACATTCATGGAGTGAGCTGATTCCTTTAAAGTTACCCGGTTTAAATGACAGGTATAGTTggatatcatctgcataacagtgATAGGAACAGCTTTGAAATTACTGATGATGCGGCCAGGGGGAAGCATATACAGGGAGAACAGTATAGGGGCCAGAACAGAACCCTGAGGCAGGCCACATGACAGGACAGCAGGGTCAGACACAAAAGGAGTAACAACTGCTGAGAAGCTTCTCTCACTGAGGTAGGAGGCGAACCACTTTAAAGCACTCCCAGAGACACCCACTTACTGAGCCTGTCGAGCATGATATGGTGGTCTACAGTATCAAATGCTGCACTTAGGTCTAATAGCACCAGTACAGAGCATTTGCCTGCATCGGCAGTCATCATGATATCATTAGACACTCTGAGGAGGGCTGTTTCTGTGGAGTGCTGCTGCCGGAAGCCAGACTGGAATTTATCTAACAGGCCTTGGGTGGTCAAGAAGGAGATAAGTTGGTTTGCTACTACCTTCTCAAGGATTTTAGATATAAACGGCAGTTTGGAGATGGGTCTGTAGTTTTTGGGTGTGGAGGGGTCTAAGCTTGGCTTTTTGAGAAGTGGCTGCACAGTAGCCTGTTTGAAAAATGATGGAACGCAGCCTGATCAGGGAGGTGTTAATGATGGAGACCAAGCTGGGGCCCACAGAGCTACAAACCTCTTTCAGCAAGGACGTTGCTAAGATGTCTAGTGGACTGGAGGAGGATTTCATGGTGCTCACTAGCTCAGTCATATCCTGCAGAGTGATAGAGGAGAAACTGCTGAGAGAAACCTGCCTGGGTGGACAGCTCGGAGGGGGTGATACTAGCCCTAGCAGCTACAACCTTATtcacaaaaaagacagaaaattattACAATCCTGATTGGAGGAAACAGGGACTGAGGGGAGTGGAGGACTGATAATTTTATTAATAGTCTGGAATAAGACTCTGGGGTTTCGCCTGCTTGATGTGATCAGGTTAGCAAAACAAGCAGCCCTTGCATTTTTAATCAGCGCATGCTGTTAACAGATCTTTGAGATCGAGACGGTGGACCTTAAGTTTGGTGGTTTTCCAAAGCCATTctatttttcaacatttgtgTTTGTGGCTGTGGATCTGGTTATTTACCCAAGGAGAGGAGTTAACAGGTCTGATGGTACGGGTAACTATGGGGACTATTTCATATAAAATTGTAGAGCAGTAGGAGTTGAAAACATGAACGAGAGACTCTACGTCCGCATGAGGTGATGGAGCATGGGCTGTACTGCAGTCAAATGCGGCAGAAAATTTTTCTGCTGAGAGACTGTTAAGGATGCGTGAACTTTTTGCTTGCTTCCCTGGAGTGACGTTGGCATTGAATGATAGTCTCTGTGGACTATGGCTAGCCCCCCACCACGGCCCGAGGCCGGCGGGGCACAGGAGAAAGAGCAGTTTGGAGGACAAAGTTCAATTATTGAAACAGATTCCTGCTCTTGCTGCCAGGTCTCTGTTATCAGCAGGCAGTCCAACTTTTTGGCAACAAAGaaatcatttaaaatgaatgatttattgGCTATTGATCAGGCTTTCAATAATCCAAAACTGATGTGCATGTCAGGTGAAGCAGTACAATTAATAGGTACTATGTTCTGAGAGCATCTGGAAATATTGTGTGGCTTCATAGGGTACGGTCTATCAgtaattcaatcaatcaattttatttataaagcccaatatcacaaatcacaatttgcctcacagggctttacagcatacgacatccctctgtccttatgaccctcacagctgatcaggaaaaactccccaaaaaaccctttaacggggaaaaaaaacggtagaaacctcaggaagagcaactgaggagggatccctcttccaggacggacagacgtgcaatagatgtcgtacagaacagatcagcatgataaattaacagtaatctgtatgacacaatgagacagagagagagagagagagagagagagagacagagatgcaggtaatgacagtagcttacaacaacattaatgaaagtaataatattatagttatagttctggctactgcggtacaatataaattaaaacaggtgtgtttgtggaggGGAGACATAATCCGTGGATACAGTATGAGACGGGCCGGGTTCTGTAGGACGGATTGGATACGACCCAGAGACAGTAATACTGCACTTGGCGCTGTCTGTAGATGTTGGTGACAGTTGTAGTTGCAGTTGGCGCCTGCAGGGGGAGTGGATACGGGACGCAGTACTCAGAACTCACAGAGGGCCTGTAGCTAAGACTACCTTagataatgaaaacatagaTCTGTCTGTACTCATAGGAGGAGAGGAGCTGAAAGGGAAAATCAAGGAGGCATGGCAGGGCATGTGGGAGAAGGAGACTAAGTGGAGACACCTTTATTCCATTCACCTCAAGTTAGGACTCAGGCTTCTTACTTTGTAGGAACAAGGAAAGACTTTGTCACAATACGCAGGTTAAGGTTGGGTCACTGTGGGCTCAGTCAGTATCTGTATAGTGTGGGGAAGCAtccctctgggctgtgtgaatGTGGAACACCTGAAACTGTGAGACATGTTTTTCTAGAGTGTGTCAGATACAGAGATCAAAGGGACTCGTTTATAAATCTTTGACAGTCTTAGGAGTGACTTCTGTTTCCTTTTAGAGTGAAAACCACCAGCGGAAGCAGTTTTACAGTTCTACACGACACAGAGCTGTTACAATAGAAAACAGAGCGCTGCTGGTTTGAGAAGACAATGAGGCTCCTAACCGCTGGAGGGCAGTGATACGCCAAGACGCGTCTACGCTGCCAGAatcccacagacccccatgtccGCATCTACCAAAGTAGAAGGCTGTCTGACGGGATCTCAATATTCACAGCAGAATTGACAGCATTACTGTGGGCATTGTGGTGGGTGGAGGAAGGGGAGTTTGAACAGGTGGTTTTATGTACAGACTCACTTTCGGCCTTGATGACACTGGGGGGAGTGGAGGGGCAGAGCTAGACTGGATGTAGTTGGGGAAATCTTGATGGTGGTGTCTCGACTAGAGAGGAGGGGGTGTAGTGTGGGGTTCATGTGGGTGCCAGCACATGTAGGTGTAGAGGGAAATGAGATGGCAGACAGGGCGGCCAAGGAAAGTTTGGGTAGGAATGAGGTGGATGTTAGGGTGGCGTTAGGGAAAATGGAGTGCCGTAGCATTATTTATGAAAGACTCCATCGGCAATGGCAGCAGGAGTGGGAGGGAGACAGTAGGGGGAGAAAACTGTTCGGCATCCAACCATCAGTGCAGTGAGCATGCCACGAGTAGATGACATCAAGCTGACAAGGCTTAGACTGGGGCACTGTGCTCTTGTGAGTGGGTTGATATTGGTGGGGAAACACACAGATGGCAAGTGTGAACACTGTGGAGTCTCAGAATCAGTGCTCCATGTCATGATGCACTGCCCAGCATATGCTGAACAGAGAAGGACTCTATTTCTAAAGCTAGAAAAGGTGGGAATCAAAAGATTTTCACTTGCAACTGTGTTGGGTACTGGACTGGGTGAAACGGAGGGCGCTAGGGAAGCAGTTCACTTCCTTTTAACAACAAACCTGTATGGTAAAATATAGGGAATAGTGCCTGAAGCTGCAATGACGAATAGTCTCCAGTGTGAGGCAGCAATGCACTAAACCGTGCCTAGTCTGCCGGAAAtttaacagaagaagaagaagaagaagaagaagaagaagaagcaggaattcaacagaagaagaagaacagcagtgTTAGTGGTATGTTTGTAGCATCCATCAGGTGAGTCCAGGTGTTTCTGTCTTTAATCTCACCTGTTACCGCGCTGTGAAAACGTGATGTAACGTTAGTGATGAAGCATCAAACAGCTCATTAGCTTCTGCTAACACTGTTAGCTTCCCTTCACAGCTCGGTGTAAGAGCTCCGGTTAGCATCACGTTAGCATCACGTTAGCATTACCTTAGCCGTATGCTCGTTTCGTGACGTGTTTGTGACGTTAACTGAATATTTTCAGAGAGATGACTTTTGTCTTTATATTCAGAACAGTTGTGAATCTGTGAAGAAACGTTTCTGGTATTTGTATCGTCTCTGTGTGAACATGGAGACACactgttgccagatctcgcgagaCAAATAAGCAACCAGGCCTGTGAAAATAAGCCCAAAACAAGCGACGTTTTCTACGGAGGCCCCCGAGGTTCCggtgagagaaaattaaataaactgtgtgcacGGTTTTACAATCCGTGGGGACGGATTTTAAACTGTGGGCACAgattgtcaatttacatccacaaaAGAGAGTTAAACTaccttttaacattatttaagATGAGAAAACAGATGGGATATCAAATATAGACTGATGTAGTACCAAgtacattatatacacagtaaacctctgataattaacatttgcacatacaaataaatatcatcctgaattcacaaaatcttcatttattattgctttttatgcactcatctaacttttttcttttagttacagGACTGGTATTTtcctaaccagaaaaaaaacaacgcattaccctgctctgcctctgattggctagtactcgttgcCATCAGGGTCAGAGCCAATTGGAAGCAGGATGCGGGTgggaaaaactctgctgtctcctgtgtgcatggggaaaggggagggacagagggaacagGCAAGACAAACTATCCTACGTTTAAATAACATATCGAAAATATCTGCTTGACAACTTATGGAGCTGGGAACatgcccaaataagcaactacgctttagaaacaagcccaaaaaaaaaacgtgacctgcgactaccaatatttgtaagtgactttacagaaaaacaagcccaaagttgcTTATAATGAGTGGACTTGGCAACTCTGGAGACAGATGGTTCAGTCATGGGTGCCAGCTTTGGTCAGAGGGCTAGAGTGAGATTTTAGCTCGTGACGTAACACCTGCTTGTGCGTGCGTGGTCACGTTCATATGTGGACACggcggcactttttttttttttaccttaaaagAGTAAATgtgcacatgtggcaaacagaagacaTGAGTgtacgtttacatattcatatctacaggcctcagccacacacacttcatagacgctcaatatttgttttatggtgCAGCTCAAGGTCCATTTCATCAATCTGTGGTCCAGTGACCTGTCCTGTTGTGATGTGTCCTGTTGTGATGTGTCCTGTTGTGATGTGTCCTGTTGTCATGTGTCCTGTTGTGATGTGTCCTGTTGTcatgtgtcctgttgtgacctgtcctgttgtgatgtgtcctgttgtgacctgtcctgttgtgacgtgtcctgttgtgatgtgtcctgttgtgacctgtcctgttgtgacgtgtcctgttgtgacgtgtcctgttgtgacgtgtcctgttgtgatgtgtcctgttgtgacctgtcctgttgtgacgtgtcctgttgtgatgtgtcctgttgtgatgtgtcctgttgtgacctgtcctgttgtgatgtgtcctgttgtgacctgtcctgttgtgacgtgtcctgttgtcatgtgtcctgttgtgatgtgtcctgttgtgatgtgtcctgttgtgacgtgtcctgttgtgatgtgtcctgttgtgacctgtcctgttgtgacgtgtcctgttgtgatgtgtcctgttgtgacctgtcctgttgtgatgtgtcctgttgtgacctgtcctgttgtgatgtgtcctgttgtcatgtgtcctgttgtgacctgtcctgttgtgacctgtcctgttgtgatgtgtcctgttgtcatgtgtcctgttgtcatgtgtcctgttgtgatctgtcctgttgtgacctgtcctgttgtgatgtgtcctgttgtcatgtgtcctgttgtgatctgtcctgttgtgatgtgtcctgttgtgacgtgtcctgttgtgacgtgtcctgttgtgacctgtcctgttgtgatgtgtcctgttgtgatgtgtcctgttgtgatgtgtcctgttgtgacctgtcctgttgtgacgtgtcctgttgtgacgtgtcctgttgtcatgtgtcctgttgtcatgtgtcctgttgtcatgtgtcctgttgtgacctgtcctgttgtgacctgtcctgttgtgacctgtCCTGTTGTCATGTGTCCTGTTGTCATGTGTCCTGTTGTGATCTGTCCTGTTGTGATGTGTACTGTTGTCATGTGTCCTGTTGTGATGTGTCCTGTTGTcatgtgtcctgttgtgacctgtcctgttgtgatgtgtcctgttgtgatgtgtcctgttgtgacctgtcctgttgtgacctgtcctgttgtgatgtgtcctgttgtgatgtgtcctgttgtcatgtgtcctgttgtgacctgtcctgttgtgatgtgtcctgttgtcatgtgtcctgttgtcatgtgtcctgttgtgatctgtcctgttgtgacctgtcctgttgtgatgtgtcctgttgtcatgtgtcctgttgtgatctgtcctgttgtgatgtgtgctgttgtgacgtgtcctgttgtgacgtgtcctgttgtgacctgtcctgttgtgatgtgtcctgttgtgatgtgtcctgttgtgacctgtcctgttgtgacgtgtcctgttgtcatgtgtcctgttgtcatgtgtcctgttgtcatgtgtcctgttgtgacctgt is a window from the Epinephelus fuscoguttatus linkage group LG15, E.fuscoguttatus.final_Chr_v1 genome containing:
- the LOC125902737 gene encoding uncharacterized PPE family protein PPE21-like isoform X4 gives rise to the protein MAPEYTVPMVKAYSHTTGQVTTGQVTTGHITTGQITTGHITTGQVTTGHITTGHVTTGHITTGHVTTGQVTTGQITTGHVTTGQVTTGHITTGHITTGQVTTGHMTTGHITTGHMTTGHITTGHMTTVHITTGHITTGQVTTGHMTTGHITTGQVTTGQVTTGQVTTGQVTTGHMTTGHMTTGHMTTGHVTTGQVTTGHITTGHITTGQVTTGHVTTGHVTTGHITTGHITTGQVTTGHMTTGHITTGHMTTVHITTGQITTGHMTTGHMTTGQVTTGQVTTGQVTTGHMTTGHMTTGHMTTGHVTTGHVTTGQVTTGHITTGHITTGHITTGQVTTGHITTGHVTTGHITTGHITTGHMTTGHVTTGQVTTGHITTGQVTTGHITTGHITTGHVTTGQVTTGHITTGHVTTGHVTTGHVTTGQVTTGHITTGHVTTGQVTTGHITTGQVTTGHMTTGHITTGHMTTGHITTGHITTGHITTGQVTGPQIDEMDLELHHKTNIERL
- the LOC125902737 gene encoding uncharacterized PPE family protein PPE21-like isoform X11 codes for the protein MAPEYTVPMVKAYSHTTGQVTTGQVTTGHITTGQITTGHITTGQVTTGHITTGHVTTGHITTGHVTTGQVTTGQITTGHVTTGQVTTGHITTGHITTGQVTTGHMTTGHITTGHMTTGHITTGHMTTVHITTGHITTGQVTTGHMTTGHITTGQVTTGQVTTGQVTTGQVTTGHMTTGHMTTGHMTTGHVTTGQVTTGHITTGHITTGQVTTGHVTTGHVTTGHITTGHITTGQVTTGHMTTGHITTGHMTTVHITTGQITTGHMTTGHMTTGQVTTGQVTTGQVTTGHMTTGHMTTGHMTTGHVTTGHVTTGQVTTGHITTGHITTGHITTGQVTTGHVTTGHITTGHITTGHVTTGQVTTGHITTGHVTTGHVTTGHVTTGQVTTGHITTGHVTTGQVTTGHITTGQVTTGHMTTGHITTGHMTTGHITTGHITTGHITTGQVTGPQIDEMDLELHHKTNIERL